ATACACCCATCTTCGATATCGATGAGCAGGCACTGAGTATCGGCGCGGGGCTAATGGCTTGGGTAACTCTGCAGGAACTAGATTTATTGTAAAAAATTATTATATAATAAATATAATATGAATCGTTTTGCGTTATCGCTGTGCCTTGCTGGCTGTCTGCTTGGGGCTGGCCGGACGGCCACTGCCCAGACTACTACGCCGCCTTACGATGCCAACGCCACCTTGCGCTCGGTGCAGGCCGCGCAGCTTTGGCCTGAGCTACAGGGAGAATTGGCCCTGCGCAACGGCGATTACCTGCTGCTGGCGCTGCGGGGCGAGTATGACACCGATGCCGCTGCCGCCCGCCGTCTGGGCTTTTCTGCTCGCCGCGTAACGCTAGGTTACGAGCACTTCTGGAACTCCAACTGGAGCTGGGGAGCTACCGCCCGCTACGAGTCTGGCAGCAGTCTGAATCAGCGCTATTACGATATTATAGCGCCCGAGCTTTTGGTGCGCCATCGCTCGCCTGTTTTTGGCGGGTTTACCTTTGGGCAGCGGCTGAGCCTGGAGCGCCAGCTTCCGTTCAACTCGCCGACCTATGGCGGCAGCGGACCAGCGGGCCAAAACTGGACGCGCTTGCGCGTCGATATAGAGCGCCTCTACCCGTTGACCAGTGATGCGGCTGCCGGCCTGGCCCTGCGCCCCCGCCTGAGCTACGAAGCCAGCACGCACCTGCGCCTGCAAAAAGCGGAAGGTGACCTTAATGAGCGTACTATTCAGTACACCAGCCTGCGCGCTGAGGTGGGGGTGCGCATGTCGCCGCACCTAGATTTAACCCCCTGGTTTGCTTACCAGACCATCTACTTCTTGTCAGAGCCGCAATACGATAAAAACAATATGCAGGTTAGCGGTGGCAAGGATAACAATGTGTATCCGACGGTAGGCCTAGAGGTGCGCTTTACGTTGCTGCCTACTGGTGGAAAGCCCACGCGCCAGCAGTTACCAACGCAGCACTAGACTGCTGATGATGACATAATGACTGATAGAAGTGGCGTAATTTAGCTCGATTAAAGACAATTGTGGCATATTTTACGCCAGGTAAGACGGATGTTATAAGTTGAGTGTTAGAAATAATAGCCATAATGTCAGTATAGGTTAGTCGGCATGAATTTTAAGGAAGGTAAGGCGTGCCGCCGGTTGTACGGCTGGCATTTTCCCTTAACATCTTTCTTTTATCATGGCTACTTTATTGTATAATTCCCTGCCCGCTCAACGCCCAGCCCGTGCCTTTAACACCATGCTGAGCGAATTGCTGCGCGATGCGCAGCCGGCCGCACCCCAGCCTTCAACCTCCTTTGTGCCCGCCGCCGACATCTTCGAAACGGCCCAGGGCTTTGAGCTGCACCTGGCGCTGCCGGGCGTAGCCAAAGAGGCCGTTAGTATCGATTTTCAGGACGGCCAACTGGTGGTCAGCGGCAACCGTCCGGCCCCGGCTACCGAGGGCGAGAATGTGCCCCAGCTGCGCCGGGTCGAAACCCGCTTTGGTGAGTTCCGCCGGGCTTTTCGCCTGCCCGAGACGGTGAATGTAAAAGACATCAGCGCCGAACTGTCCGACGGGCTGCTGCGCGTGACCCTGCCTTTCGACACCGAGAAGGTAACCAAGCAGCACATTGAAGTGCGCTAAACCGGCGAAAAGGCACCTCCAAAGGTGCCTTTTTTGGCCTGAGGCTTGCATATAAACGCTTCGCTGGCAACCTTTGGGCACTACAACGCCTCTTTTTGGCGTTGCATGGTCTGGCTGAAAAACCTCCCGCCTGTTGTGCGGGTAATATGGTGGTGTCGGCGAGTGCGTATTCTTAACCTGACTTTCTTTTTTACCATTTTAACTTAACCCCAATGCAAGCTAAAAACATGATGCTCGGCCTGCTGACTTCCGCCATTCTGGGCGGCGGCGTGGCCGTGGGGGATACAAGCTGCTGGAAGCCGAGCCGGGCAACGTGGCTCAGGCTACCGTAGCTTCCGACCCCCAGGTGCGCTACACCTCGGCTATGCGCAGCAGCGCCTACGCGGCCCCGGAAGGCCTCAATTTTGTGGCGGCGGCGGCGGCCGTAACGCCGGCCGTAGTGCACGTAATGACCGAGTACAAGGCCGAGCCCCAGCAGCAGAGCCGCATGATGCAGATGGACCCCTTCCTGCGTCAGTTCTTCGGCGACCAGTTTGATGGGCAACTGCGCGGGCAGCGTGAGCCGCAGGGTGGGGGCGAAGGCTCCGGCTCGGGCGTAATTATTGCCGCCAACGGCTACATCGTCACCAATAACCACGTGATTGATAAAGCGTCGAAAATCACGGTGGTGATGGACGACAAGCGCAAGTTCGATGCCGAACTGGTGGGGGCCGACCCCAGCACCGACCTGGCCGTATTGAAAGTGAAGGCTGATAACCTGCCCTTCGTGAAGTATGGTAATTCCGATGAGGTGAAAGTGGGCCAGTGGGTGCTGGCCGTGGGCAATCCCTTCAACCTGAACTCAACGGTAACCGCCGGCATCATCTCGGCTAAGGGCCGCAGCATCGGCATTCTGAGTCGCGACCAGAACATGGGCGTAGAGTCGTACATCCAAACCGATGCCGTGGTAAACCCCGGCAACTCGGGTGGCGCGCTCGTAAACACCGCTGGCGACCTCATCGGCATCAACTCGGCCATCTCGTCGCACACCGGCTCATTTGAAGGCTACGCATTCGCCGTGCCCAGCTCCATCGTGAGCAAGGTGGTAGATGACCTGCTCAAATACAAAGTAGTACAGCGGGCGCTGCTCGGCGTGCGCATTCAGGAAGTCGACGCTAAGCTGGCTTCCGAGAAGAAGCTTAATACCCTCAACGGGGTGTACGTGCAGGGTCTGGGCGAGAAGAGCGCCGCTGCGGCGGCGGGCCTGAAAATCGGCGATATTATTACCGATATCAACGGCGTGCCCGTAAACACGGCCTCGCAGCTGCAGGAGCAGGTAGCCCGCTTCCGCCCTGGCGACCGCATTAAGGTGGGGTATCTGCGCGGTGGCAACAAGGAGGTAGCCACGGCTACGCTCTACAATGCCGCCAATACGACGGCCGTAGTGCACGAGCTACCCGCCGATGCTGCTATCAGCTACGAGGGCGCCAAAGTAGCGCCGGTAGCGTCACGGCTGCAAAATATGCTGGGTATTGAGGGTGGTGCCCAGGTTTCGGGTATCAAAGGCAGCAATTTTAAGGAAACCGGCATGGCCGATGGCTTTATCATCACGCGCATTGATAAGAACGTGGTGCGCAAGCCCGCCGACGTGCAGGCCTACCTCGACCAGGCCAAGGATAACTCGGGTGCCCTCGTAGAAGGGGTGTATCCCGATGGCCGCAAGGCGTACTATCCCATCGGCCGCGAGTAGGAAGTAAGCCAGCTTAAAACTAAAAAGCCCTTTGCCAATGCCTGGCAAAGGGCTTTTTAGTTGGGCGGATTACATTATAAATATAGTAAAAATACTATGTAATGAGTTCTTTTCCCGCATAAAAGAAGACCCGCGCCTGAACCGGTCGTACCTTGTTGCTTATTGCCTGAATTCTGCGCCGTTGTGCTATGCCTGCTTCCCCTGCTGAGTCGCTTGCCATTACTTATGAAGCCGAAGAGGGGGTGCTTGTAGGCCGCTGGCGGCGCAACCATGCCGAACCAGACCTGCCGGAAGTATTTGAGCTGCTGGTTGAAGCAGCGCTGAAAGCTGACCACTGCCGGTTCTGGCTGCTCGACCTGCGTGAGCGCACCTGGCACCCGCCGGCCTTTAAAAAGTGGTTTGATAACCTCTTGTCGAAGCAAGTAGTGCAGGTACTGGGTCGGCCGGTATTTCTGGCCTGCGTAGCTACCGAGCAAAACCGAGCCGATATCGAAAGCATTGCCACCCAGGTACGCCTGCGCCAGCACGCTCAGGAAGAGTTTTATCCGTACTTCTTTAACAACGAAGGCGCTGCCCGTGACTGGCTGCTGTATCACCGCCAGCAGGAGAAGGACTAAAAAGCAGCTGTTGAAGCGCTGCTGGCAGCTACGTTGCCTGGGCGCCCGTTTCAGGGCAGGTTGCTGGCGCGCCTCAAAGCGTGAGAGCTACCTTTATGCCTGTCGTTCCATTTTGCTGCTGGTATGGTACCCCACGCTACTACCTATTCTCCTGATAGCTTCTCGCTGGAATATCGCCCCGAGCAGCGTATGCTCATCGGGCGCTGGCTGCGCCCGGTAACGCTCGACGAGCTGAAGGCGCACTACCACGCATTATTGGCCGCTGCCATTGCCCACGACAACTGCTGCCACTGGTTGCTCGATGTGCGCCGCCGCGTAGCCATCGATACCGACGCCGCCCTGTGGTTTCGGGAGGAGTTTGGCCCGCAGCTGCCCCTGGTGCTGGGCCGTCCGGTGTGGCTGGCCTACTTCGCCATGGTAAACCAGGAGCTGGCCCGCACCAACCCCGCCCTGAGAGAGAATATGCGCCTGGGCTCGCTGCAAGACGGGCATTACTGCTACTTCAATCAGGAAAGCGAGGCGCTGGCCTGGCTGGCACAGCAGCGCTGAGGCCGGCCCGGCCAGCGCCGGCCCACACCTGGCCGGCGCTGCTACCTTTGGCAAAAGCAGTCCCCTATTCCCACCCCATGAAGCAAGCTCTTGAAGAAGCCACCCGGCCCGATGTAACTGTAGCCCACCCCCACGCCGACCCGCATGGCATCCGCGGCGTGCTGCAGCAGCTCGGCATAAAGCCGGAAAACCCTGCTGCTAGTACCGGCCGCCAGTGGAGCACTACCCCTGGCCCACAGAAAGTTATTGTGTCGCCGGCCGATGGCCAGCGCATTGCGGCCGTAACCCTGGCTACCGTAGCCGATTACGACGCCGTGGTGAAAACTGCCCAGCAGGCCTTCCTGAAATGGCGGCTGGTGCCCGCCCCTCAGCGCGGCGATATCGTGCGCCAGATAAGCAACGAGCTGCGCCACCACAAAGAGGCGCTGGGCAAGCTCGTAAGCTACGAAATGGGCAAGATATTGCAGGAAGGCCTAGGCGAAGTGCAGGAGATGATTGACATCTGCGACTTTGCCGTGGGCCTGAGCCGGCAATTGCACGGCCTCACCATGCACTCGGAGCGGCCGGCCCACCGCATGTACGAGCAGTACCACCCGCTGGGGGTGGTGGGTATTATCTCGGCTTTTAACTTCCCGGTGGCGGTGTGGAGCTGGAATGCCATGCTGGCCGCCGTGTGTGGCAACGTCAGCATCTGGAAGCCTTCGGAGAAAACGCCGCTGGCCGCCGTGGCCGTGCAGCACATCATTCGTGGAGTATTAGAAAAAAACGATATTCCCGAAGGCGTCTTCAACCTGGTGCTGGGCCACGCCGACGTAGGCGCCGCTATGGCTGCCGATGAGCGCGTGCCGCTGGTATCGGCCACGGGCAGCACCCGCATGGGCCGGGCGGTGGGCGCGGCCGTGGGCCAGCGCCTGGGCCGCGCCCTGCTGGAGCTGGGCGGTAACAACGCCATTATTCTTACCCCGCAGGCCGACCTGGATATGGCTATGCGAGCCATCGTATTTGGGGCGGTAGGTACGGCCGGGCAGCGCTGCACTACCACGCGTCGCCTCATTATTCACGACAGTATTTATGAGGAGGTAACGCAGCGCCTGCTGGCCGCCTATGCCAAGCTGCCGGTGGGCCACCCGCTACAGGCCGGCACCCTGGTAGGCCCGCTCATCGATGCCGATGCGGTGGCGCTTTTCACTTCGGCCCTCGAAAGCGTGCAGCAAGAAGGCGCTACGCTGCTGGCTGGCGGCCAGGTAGTCAGCAGTGCCGAGCTGCACGGTGGGCACTACGTGCTGCCGGCGCTGGTAGCGGCCGAAAACCACTACGCCACGGTGCAGGCCGAAACGTTTGCCCCCATTCTCTATCTTATCAGGTACAGCGGGGAGGTAGCGGAAGCCATTGCCCTGCAAAATGGCGTGAAGCAGGGCCTGTCGTCGGCCATCTTTACCCTGAATCTGCGCGAGGCGGAGGCCTTCCTGGCCGCGCCGGGCTCCGACTGCGGCATTGCCAATGTGAACATCGGCACCAGCGGAGCCGAAATCGGCGGCGCCTTCGGCGGCGAAAAGGAAACCGGTGGCGGCCGCGAGTCGGGTTCCGATGCCTGGAAGGTATACATGCGCCGCCAAACCAATACCATCAACTACGGCACCGAGCTGCCGCTGGCGCAGGGTATTAAGTTTGATATATAGGAAATATATAATTTTTTTACCAAAAAGCCTCGCTTTTAAATTGAATGAGGCTTTTTGGTAAAATCTGTGTAGAAGGTATTTAGTGCTTAAAAAGAAGTAGTGCTACCTGCGGTGACGCATTTCGAATGCTGGCATTCGGATTATCAAGCCATCTTCCACTGCAATACTTTGCTGCGCTCTCAGTAGGACGTTAAATTGCTCTCAGACTTACGTCCATAGCTTCACCCGGTATTTGAACTACTGCGCGAAACGAATAT
The sequence above is drawn from the Hymenobacter baengnokdamensis genome and encodes:
- the amaB gene encoding L-piperidine-6-carboxylate dehydrogenase, with translation MKQALEEATRPDVTVAHPHADPHGIRGVLQQLGIKPENPAASTGRQWSTTPGPQKVIVSPADGQRIAAVTLATVADYDAVVKTAQQAFLKWRLVPAPQRGDIVRQISNELRHHKEALGKLVSYEMGKILQEGLGEVQEMIDICDFAVGLSRQLHGLTMHSERPAHRMYEQYHPLGVVGIISAFNFPVAVWSWNAMLAAVCGNVSIWKPSEKTPLAAVAVQHIIRGVLEKNDIPEGVFNLVLGHADVGAAMAADERVPLVSATGSTRMGRAVGAAVGQRLGRALLELGGNNAIILTPQADLDMAMRAIVFGAVGTAGQRCTTTRRLIIHDSIYEEVTQRLLAAYAKLPVGHPLQAGTLVGPLIDADAVALFTSALESVQQEGATLLAGGQVVSSAELHGGHYVLPALVAAENHYATVQAETFAPILYLIRYSGEVAEAIALQNGVKQGLSSAIFTLNLREAEAFLAAPGSDCGIANVNIGTSGAEIGGAFGGEKETGGGRESGSDAWKVYMRRQTNTINYGTELPLAQGIKFDI
- a CDS encoding Hsp20/alpha crystallin family protein, with the protein product MATLLYNSLPAQRPARAFNTMLSELLRDAQPAAPQPSTSFVPAADIFETAQGFELHLALPGVAKEAVSIDFQDGQLVVSGNRPAPATEGENVPQLRRVETRFGEFRRAFRLPETVNVKDISAELSDGLLRVTLPFDTEKVTKQHIEVR
- a CDS encoding S1C family serine protease; translation: MAQATVASDPQVRYTSAMRSSAYAAPEGLNFVAAAAAVTPAVVHVMTEYKAEPQQQSRMMQMDPFLRQFFGDQFDGQLRGQREPQGGGEGSGSGVIIAANGYIVTNNHVIDKASKITVVMDDKRKFDAELVGADPSTDLAVLKVKADNLPFVKYGNSDEVKVGQWVLAVGNPFNLNSTVTAGIISAKGRSIGILSRDQNMGVESYIQTDAVVNPGNSGGALVNTAGDLIGINSAISSHTGSFEGYAFAVPSSIVSKVVDDLLKYKVVQRALLGVRIQEVDAKLASEKKLNTLNGVYVQGLGEKSAAAAAGLKIGDIITDINGVPVNTASQLQEQVARFRPGDRIKVGYLRGGNKEVATATLYNAANTTAVVHELPADAAISYEGAKVAPVASRLQNMLGIEGGAQVSGIKGSNFKETGMADGFIITRIDKNVVRKPADVQAYLDQAKDNSGALVEGVYPDGRKAYYPIGRE